Proteins encoded together in one Maricaulis maris window:
- a CDS encoding MFS transporter, with product MSLALEKPSFWLMIMGASASSMMGYGVFFWLPSFFSRSFQLGLVETGWLFGGVLFVAGSLGIFLGGVMGDLMGKSKRSAFATVPAIAFLLSAPLYWAGIMAPSPLLAVIILFIPTALGLAWLGPVLSAFQHLMPPHMRTSASSVFLLINNLLGIGGGVYVLGRVSTVLQPTFGDGSLRISIVIGASIYLVAAFFMFWAARYLARDWEGGGETVPVPQAEPPTEAEPS from the coding sequence ATGTCCCTGGCACTCGAGAAGCCGAGCTTCTGGCTGATGATCATGGGCGCCTCGGCCTCCTCGATGATGGGCTATGGCGTCTTCTTCTGGCTGCCCTCCTTCTTCTCGCGCAGCTTCCAGCTCGGCCTTGTCGAGACCGGCTGGCTGTTCGGCGGCGTGCTGTTCGTCGCCGGTAGCCTCGGCATCTTCCTCGGTGGCGTGATGGGCGATCTGATGGGCAAGTCGAAGCGCTCGGCCTTTGCCACCGTTCCGGCGATCGCCTTCCTGCTCAGCGCACCGCTGTACTGGGCCGGGATCATGGCGCCGTCGCCGCTGCTGGCCGTCATCATCCTGTTCATCCCGACCGCCCTTGGCCTGGCCTGGCTGGGACCGGTCCTGTCGGCCTTCCAGCACCTGATGCCGCCGCACATGCGGACCAGTGCCTCCTCCGTCTTCCTGCTGATCAACAACCTGCTCGGCATTGGCGGTGGTGTGTATGTGCTCGGCCGGGTGTCGACTGTGCTGCAACCAACCTTCGGGGATGGCTCGCTGCGGATCTCGATCGTGATCGGTGCCAGCATCTATCTGGTCGCGGCCTTCTTCATGTTCTGGGCCGCCCGCTACCTGGCCAGGGATTGGGAAGGGGGCGGCGAGACCGTTCCAGTCCCGCAAGCCGAACCGCCGACGGAGGCCGAACCGTCCTGA
- a CDS encoding alpha/beta fold hydrolase → MTDVDFTEHFFTTADGPRLNWRDYPAIGPETGLPVLCLHGLTRNVKDFEDLAPMIAATGRRVIAVSARGRGRSDHDPVAERYQPPVYAGDILALMAEIDLPRAVFVGTSMGGLMTFIIAGLHPERIAAAVINDIGPEIAVEGLDRIKANVSSREPVSSWAEAAARTRQANLAAFPKRADDEAFWEDFAHKTWVERADGMIALAYDGALVAQMEDGAPLPDLWPFWTPFAEIPVLVVRGGISDLLTPATIAEMKRQKPDLRVVEVPDVGHAPFMTEPEAWTAIKALLADCD, encoded by the coding sequence ATGACTGACGTTGACTTCACCGAGCATTTCTTCACGACGGCGGATGGTCCGCGCCTCAACTGGCGGGACTATCCGGCGATCGGCCCGGAAACCGGCCTGCCGGTGCTCTGCCTGCACGGGCTGACCCGCAATGTGAAGGACTTCGAGGACCTCGCCCCGATGATCGCGGCGACGGGACGGCGGGTCATTGCGGTCTCGGCCCGCGGTCGCGGCCGCTCCGATCATGATCCGGTCGCCGAGCGCTATCAGCCGCCGGTCTATGCCGGCGATATCCTGGCCCTGATGGCCGAGATCGATCTGCCGCGCGCGGTCTTTGTCGGCACCTCGATGGGCGGGTTGATGACCTTCATCATTGCCGGCCTGCACCCGGAACGCATCGCGGCGGCGGTGATCAATGATATCGGTCCGGAAATCGCTGTCGAAGGGCTCGACCGGATCAAGGCGAATGTCTCCAGCCGCGAGCCGGTCTCGAGCTGGGCGGAGGCGGCGGCGCGGACCCGTCAGGCGAATCTCGCGGCCTTCCCGAAGCGTGCCGATGATGAGGCCTTCTGGGAGGACTTCGCGCACAAGACCTGGGTCGAGCGCGCGGACGGCATGATCGCGCTGGCCTATGACGGGGCGCTGGTGGCGCAGATGGAGGATGGCGCGCCGCTGCCGGACCTGTGGCCGTTCTGGACACCCTTCGCCGAAATTCCGGTGCTGGTCGTGCGTGGCGGCATCTCGGACCTGCTGACGCCGGCAACCATTGCCGAGATGAAGCGTCAGAAACCCGACCTCCGGGTCGTGGAAGTGCCCGATGTCGGACACGCACCCTTCATGACCGAGCCGGAAGCCTGGACCGCGATCAAGGCGCTGCTGGCCGACTGCGACTGA
- a CDS encoding histidine phosphatase family protein: MGRVLLARHGNTFGPGDTPVWVGAKEDLPLVESGEAQARALGEALAEKGLTPARLICGPLKRTRRAAEIVAELTGFAGSIEIDTRLTEIDYGSWGGKTNDEIVAEFGQDTLDCWDKRHTRPDGVDWSPPDEELKANALAALADAAKTDGLAVVITSNGILRYMHAALDGYDDNAKVKTGHVCGARFDGGTGTRICWNEAPNAAVIGRYFS; the protein is encoded by the coding sequence ATGGGACGCGTCCTGCTTGCCCGCCACGGCAATACATTCGGCCCCGGCGACACCCCGGTCTGGGTGGGCGCGAAGGAAGACCTGCCCCTCGTCGAAAGCGGCGAAGCCCAGGCCCGCGCGCTGGGCGAGGCGCTCGCCGAAAAGGGTTTGACGCCGGCGCGCCTCATCTGCGGCCCGCTCAAGCGGACCCGCCGCGCTGCGGAAATCGTCGCCGAGCTGACCGGATTTGCCGGTTCGATCGAGATCGACACCCGCCTGACCGAGATTGATTACGGCTCCTGGGGCGGCAAGACCAATGACGAGATCGTCGCCGAATTCGGCCAGGACACACTGGACTGCTGGGACAAGCGACATACCCGCCCGGACGGCGTCGACTGGTCGCCCCCGGACGAGGAGCTCAAGGCCAATGCCCTCGCCGCCCTCGCCGACGCGGCAAAGACAGACGGCCTCGCCGTGGTCATTACCTCGAACGGCATCCTGCGCTACATGCACGCTGCGCTCGACGGGTATGACGACAATGCCAAGGTCAAGACCGGACATGTCTGCGGCGCCCGCTTTGACGGCGGGACCGGCACCCGGATCTGCTGGAATGAGGCGCCGAACGCGGCCGTGATCGGCCGCTATTTCAGCTGA
- the kdsB gene encoding 3-deoxy-manno-octulosonate cytidylyltransferase encodes MSVLAVIPARYGSTRFPGKPLASIAGQMMVERVWRIAAAADGVDRVVVATDDDRIADAVTAAGGEAVMTDPACRNGTERALDAVRRLHSDAEIIINVQGDAPLIPPWVIGGVAEALRADPSLQMATPAIELPKATEARMREDKAKGSASGTTVVFNKAMDAMYFSKAVIPFRRKAGEGAPAYQHIGLYGYRRETLERLVALEPTPFELTESLEQLRALENGIPIRVVLTDYRGRSAWSVDSPEDAERVAAIIAREGELV; translated from the coding sequence ATGTCCGTTCTCGCCGTCATTCCCGCCCGTTACGGATCAACCCGCTTCCCCGGCAAGCCACTGGCCAGCATCGCCGGCCAGATGATGGTCGAGCGGGTCTGGCGCATCGCGGCCGCCGCCGACGGGGTCGACCGGGTCGTGGTCGCGACCGATGACGACCGGATCGCCGACGCTGTCACGGCTGCCGGCGGCGAAGCGGTGATGACCGATCCGGCCTGCCGCAACGGGACCGAACGTGCGCTCGACGCCGTCCGCCGCCTGCACAGCGATGCCGAGATCATCATCAATGTGCAGGGCGATGCCCCCCTGATCCCGCCCTGGGTCATTGGCGGCGTCGCCGAAGCCCTGCGGGCCGATCCGTCGCTGCAGATGGCGACCCCGGCGATCGAATTGCCCAAGGCGACCGAGGCGCGCATGCGCGAGGACAAGGCCAAGGGCTCGGCCTCGGGTACGACCGTTGTCTTCAACAAGGCCATGGACGCGATGTATTTCTCCAAGGCGGTCATCCCCTTCCGCCGCAAGGCCGGCGAAGGTGCACCCGCCTATCAGCATATCGGCCTGTACGGCTATCGCCGCGAGACGCTGGAAAGACTGGTCGCGCTGGAACCGACGCCGTTCGAGCTGACCGAGAGCCTGGAGCAGCTTCGGGCACTGGAGAACGGTATCCCGATCCGCGTCGTGCTGACCGATTATCGCGGCCGGTCGGCCTGGTCCGTCGACTCGCCGGAAGACGCCGAGCGCGTCGCGGCAATCATCGCACGCGAAGGGGAGCTGGTCTGA
- a CDS encoding N-acetylornithine carbamoyltransferase, with protein sequence MRHFLSTADWTRNELQGLLDRASAFKSGERSRALEGKSVALVFFNPSLRTRSSFDIGTHRLGGHAIVLDAKGATWPMEFGDGAVMDGDKEEHVREAARVLSSYVDLIAIRCFPEFKNWQTEREDPLIEAFARHATVPVINMETIVHPCQELAHMLALQERMGPIADKTYLLTWVPHPKPLNTAVANSSLLIASKFGANVRILVPDEAFRLDERYMSAAERFTAEGGGSVTLTTDVEAAYDGADVVYAKSWGALPFYGNWDAEAPLRAKGADFMITPEKMALTNNAAVSHCLPMRRNVKIADAVVDSPAFMGIEEGANRLPVQMAVMEALAAQAGGVE encoded by the coding sequence ATGCGCCATTTCCTTTCGACCGCAGACTGGACTCGCAACGAACTTCAGGGCCTGCTCGACCGAGCCAGCGCTTTCAAGTCCGGCGAGCGAAGCCGTGCGCTTGAGGGCAAGTCGGTGGCGCTGGTCTTTTTCAACCCGTCGCTGCGCACCCGTTCCTCCTTTGACATTGGCACCCATCGCCTCGGCGGTCATGCCATCGTGCTCGACGCCAAGGGCGCGACCTGGCCGATGGAGTTCGGGGATGGCGCGGTGATGGATGGGGACAAGGAAGAGCATGTCCGCGAGGCTGCACGCGTCCTGTCCAGCTATGTCGACCTGATCGCCATTCGCTGCTTCCCCGAGTTCAAGAACTGGCAGACCGAGCGCGAGGATCCGCTGATCGAGGCATTCGCGCGGCATGCGACCGTGCCGGTGATCAACATGGAGACCATCGTCCACCCTTGTCAGGAACTGGCCCACATGCTGGCCCTGCAGGAGCGGATGGGCCCGATCGCTGACAAGACCTATCTGCTGACCTGGGTGCCGCACCCCAAGCCGCTCAACACGGCGGTGGCCAATTCCTCGCTCCTGATCGCCTCAAAGTTCGGCGCCAATGTCCGCATCCTGGTCCCGGACGAGGCCTTCCGTCTGGATGAGCGCTACATGTCGGCTGCCGAGCGCTTTACGGCCGAGGGCGGCGGCTCCGTGACCCTGACCACCGATGTCGAGGCGGCCTATGACGGCGCCGACGTGGTCTATGCCAAGAGCTGGGGCGCCTTGCCGTTTTATGGCAATTGGGACGCCGAGGCGCCGCTGCGCGCCAAGGGGGCCGATTTCATGATCACGCCGGAGAAGATGGCGCTGACCAATAACGCCGCCGTCAGCCATTGCCTGCCGATGCGCCGCAATGTGAAGATTGCCGACGCGGTCGTGGACAGCCCGGCCTTCATGGGCATCGAGGAAGGCGCCAACCGCCTGCCGGTCCAGATGGCGGTGATGGAGGCGCTCGCCGCCCAGGCGGGAGGGGTGGAATGA
- a CDS encoding acetylglutamate kinase produces MSSNPPGVRQTIVQLLSHMRDGKEIREYLHRFSGIDQERFAVIKVGGAVIQDDLEGLAAALAFLQTVGLTPVVVHGGGPQLDTALEAAGIETERVDGLRVTRDAAIPIIRDTLTQANLTLVDAIRNAGGRAAAVPRGVFEARIVDEARLGRVGEPSRIHLDLVGSAARAGQAAILACLGETADGKLVNINADVAVRALVHALQPYKVVFLTGTGGLLDEDGDILSSINLATDFASLMEADWVNGGMRLKLEEIKRLLDDLPLSSSVSITRPAELARELFTHAGAGTLIRRGERIVEADSKDSLDLGRLDALVTKAFGRPAIAGYWDALTVDRAFVTESYRAAAITTRLDGWVYLDKFAVLDDARGEGLGRTVWQRLVDYAPRLIWRSRTSNPVNGFYFEECDGAVRRDDWTVFWRGDMGPTEVAGVVETAFALPPTLEAPQ; encoded by the coding sequence ATGAGTTCGAACCCGCCCGGCGTCCGCCAGACCATCGTCCAACTGCTGTCGCATATGCGCGACGGCAAGGAGATCCGCGAATATCTCCATCGCTTCTCCGGGATCGACCAGGAACGCTTTGCCGTTATCAAGGTCGGCGGTGCGGTCATCCAGGACGATCTCGAGGGTCTCGCTGCTGCGCTCGCCTTCCTGCAGACAGTCGGACTGACGCCGGTCGTGGTGCATGGCGGTGGGCCGCAGCTGGATACGGCACTGGAAGCGGCCGGGATCGAAACCGAGCGGGTCGACGGCCTGCGGGTCACCCGTGACGCCGCCATTCCGATCATTCGGGACACGTTGACCCAGGCCAATCTCACCCTGGTCGATGCGATCCGCAATGCCGGGGGCCGCGCGGCGGCCGTCCCGCGCGGCGTGTTCGAGGCCAGGATCGTCGACGAGGCCCGTCTGGGCCGGGTCGGTGAGCCGAGCCGGATCCATCTCGACCTGGTCGGCTCGGCGGCGCGGGCCGGTCAGGCCGCCATCCTCGCCTGTCTCGGCGAGACGGCCGATGGCAAGCTGGTCAACATCAATGCCGACGTGGCCGTGCGCGCCCTCGTGCACGCACTGCAGCCCTACAAGGTTGTCTTCCTGACAGGGACGGGCGGTCTGCTCGACGAGGATGGTGACATCCTGTCCTCGATCAACCTGGCCACCGATTTCGCCAGCCTGATGGAGGCCGACTGGGTCAATGGCGGGATGCGGCTGAAGCTGGAAGAGATCAAGCGTCTGCTTGACGACCTGCCGCTCTCCTCCTCGGTCTCGATCACCCGCCCGGCCGAGCTGGCCCGCGAGCTGTTCACCCATGCCGGGGCCGGCACGCTGATCCGCCGCGGCGAACGCATTGTCGAGGCCGACAGCAAGGACAGTCTTGACCTCGGCCGTCTCGATGCGCTGGTGACCAAGGCCTTCGGACGCCCGGCGATTGCCGGGTACTGGGACGCGCTGACCGTCGACCGGGCCTTCGTGACCGAGAGCTATCGCGCGGCCGCCATCACCACCCGGCTCGATGGCTGGGTCTATCTCGACAAGTTCGCGGTGCTCGACGACGCCCGCGGCGAAGGCCTGGGCCGGACGGTCTGGCAGCGCCTCGTCGATTACGCCCCGCGCCTGATCTGGCGCTCGCGCACCAGCAATCCGGTCAATGGCTTCTATTTCGAGGAATGCGACGGCGCGGTGCGGCGCGATGACTGGACCGTGTTCTGGCGCGGTGACATGGGCCCGACCGAGGTTGCGGGCGTGGTCGAGACCGCCTTTGCCTTGCCGCCAACCCTCGAGGCGCCGCAATGA
- the argC gene encoding N-acetyl-gamma-glutamyl-phosphate reductase, producing MSVRRVGLVGARGHTGRELLRLIADRDDVELVFASSREWAGQPVSEMAPEIATDLAFEALGPDDVAARAVDAVILALPNGAAAPFVAALSPGTVIVDLSADYRFDDAWTYGLPEIHGREALAGARRIANPGCYATAGQLAIAPWRGRLAGDAHVFGVSGYSGAGTTPSRKNDTAALADNLMPYALSGHLHEREMTRHMSEGVRFTPHVAAFFRGIVATTHLTLKAPVTPAEVAQAYAAAYAGEALIRVMDGIPEVRDGALQPGAVIGGFALDESGRKLVVVSALDNLLKGAAVQAMQNLALALGLPEGVYSPSPL from the coding sequence ATGAGCGTCCGGCGGGTCGGCCTGGTCGGCGCGCGCGGCCATACCGGACGGGAACTCCTGCGTCTGATCGCCGACCGCGATGATGTCGAGCTGGTCTTCGCCAGCTCGCGCGAATGGGCCGGGCAGCCGGTGTCCGAAATGGCACCGGAGATCGCCACCGACCTCGCCTTCGAAGCGCTCGGCCCGGACGATGTCGCGGCACGGGCTGTCGACGCCGTGATCCTCGCACTGCCGAACGGTGCGGCGGCGCCCTTTGTCGCCGCCCTCTCGCCCGGGACGGTGATTGTCGACCTGTCGGCCGATTATCGCTTTGATGATGCCTGGACCTATGGCCTGCCGGAAATCCATGGTCGTGAGGCCCTCGCCGGTGCACGGCGGATCGCCAATCCCGGTTGCTATGCAACCGCCGGCCAGCTCGCCATCGCGCCGTGGCGCGGCCGGTTGGCCGGGGATGCCCATGTTTTCGGTGTGTCCGGCTATTCCGGTGCCGGGACGACGCCCTCACGCAAGAACGACACGGCAGCCCTGGCGGACAATCTCATGCCCTATGCGCTGAGCGGGCATCTGCACGAGCGCGAGATGACCCGGCATATGAGCGAGGGGGTGCGCTTCACGCCGCATGTCGCCGCTTTCTTCCGCGGGATTGTCGCGACCACGCATCTGACGCTCAAGGCGCCGGTGACGCCCGCCGAGGTCGCACAGGCCTATGCGGCTGCCTATGCCGGCGAAGCCCTGATCCGGGTCATGGACGGCATTCCGGAAGTGCGCGATGGCGCGCTTCAGCCGGGTGCCGTGATCGGCGGTTTTGCGCTCGATGAGAGCGGCCGCAAGCTGGTCGTGGTGTCGGCGCTCGACAATCTGCTCAAGGGCGCCGCCGTCCAGGCCATGCAGAACCTGGCCCTGGCCCTGGGGCTGCCTGAAGGCGTCTACTCGCCGTCCCCGCTATAG
- a CDS encoding ArnT family glycosyltransferase, whose product MPESPTSILPSRFSWTQAAIVLILGFAVLRILALAVSPVSLYQDESQYWVWSRNFDWGYYSKPPMIAWLISLSTGLFGDSDFAIRLPAPLLHTATATFLMLSARQLWDARTGFWAAALYLTMPGIWLSGFVISTDAVLFSAWSGGLYALLRLRAGAGWGAAVGLGAALGFGFLSKYAMIYFLLSTGLAIIFDAPVRRALVSLRGLVALAIFLALLAPNLVWNAAHDFATVSHTAANANWGGDLFHPGELIEFLGAQPGVFGPVTFVILLTVFGLTLARFFRVDADQRLLVLYALPPLLVVSVQAFISRAHANWAAATYVAGTLLVLAFLLRGPDWRRWVLFGSIGVHSAIGLFAVSIAASPPLVEALGLGDATKRIRAWDDTADAILAAANADDYAMIVFDDRNAFHQMQRYAPALEGRMAMWLRQAGPTNHAEDVWPLAEDQAGRLLIVSNRPREVARMREDFERFEPVGDLAIELDGPYTRDFTLWVAEGHQRVVRDEAYEIRWRAFDEADQTTPLRGYSGDGE is encoded by the coding sequence ATGCCCGAGTCGCCTACCTCTATCCTGCCGAGTCGATTCTCGTGGACGCAGGCTGCCATCGTCCTGATCCTGGGCTTCGCGGTCCTGCGCATCCTCGCGCTCGCGGTCAGCCCGGTCTCGCTCTACCAGGATGAGTCCCAGTACTGGGTCTGGTCGCGGAATTTTGACTGGGGCTATTACTCAAAGCCGCCGATGATCGCCTGGCTGATCAGCCTGTCGACCGGCCTGTTTGGCGACAGCGATTTTGCCATCCGCCTGCCCGCCCCGCTCCTGCACACCGCGACGGCGACTTTCCTGATGCTGAGCGCGCGCCAGCTGTGGGACGCCCGAACCGGTTTCTGGGCAGCGGCCTTGTATCTGACGATGCCGGGGATCTGGCTGTCCGGCTTCGTGATCTCCACCGATGCCGTCCTGTTCAGCGCCTGGTCCGGCGGGCTTTATGCGCTATTGCGCCTGCGCGCTGGCGCAGGCTGGGGTGCCGCTGTCGGGCTCGGCGCCGCGCTCGGCTTCGGCTTCCTGTCCAAATACGCGATGATCTATTTCCTGCTCTCTACCGGGCTGGCGATCATCTTCGACGCCCCGGTTCGGCGGGCGCTTGTCAGCCTGCGCGGTCTTGTTGCCCTGGCGATTTTCCTGGCCCTGCTCGCGCCGAACCTGGTCTGGAACGCCGCCCATGACTTCGCGACGGTCAGCCATACGGCAGCCAACGCCAACTGGGGCGGCGACCTTTTTCATCCCGGAGAGCTGATCGAGTTCCTCGGCGCCCAGCCGGGCGTGTTCGGGCCCGTCACCTTCGTCATCCTGCTGACGGTGTTCGGCCTCACCCTCGCCCGCTTCTTCCGGGTCGACGCCGACCAGCGCCTGCTGGTCCTCTACGCCCTGCCACCCCTGCTGGTGGTGTCGGTCCAGGCCTTCATTTCACGGGCCCACGCCAACTGGGCTGCGGCGACCTATGTCGCCGGCACGCTCCTCGTACTGGCCTTCCTCCTGCGCGGCCCCGACTGGCGGCGCTGGGTCCTGTTCGGCTCCATCGGTGTGCATAGCGCGATTGGCCTGTTTGCGGTCTCGATCGCGGCCAGCCCGCCGCTCGTGGAGGCCCTGGGTCTCGGCGACGCGACCAAGCGTATCCGCGCCTGGGACGACACCGCCGACGCCATCCTCGCCGCCGCCAACGCCGACGACTACGCGATGATCGTGTTTGATGATCGCAACGCCTTTCACCAGATGCAGCGGTATGCGCCGGCGCTCGAAGGCCGCATGGCCATGTGGTTGCGCCAGGCTGGCCCGACCAATCATGCCGAGGATGTCTGGCCGCTGGCCGAGGATCAGGCGGGACGCCTGCTGATCGTCTCCAACCGGCCCCGCGAAGTCGCCCGTATGCGCGAGGACTTCGAGCGCTTCGAGCCGGTCGGGGACCTGGCGATCGAGCTGGATGGTCCCTATACGCGCGATTTCACGCTCTGGGTGGCCGAGGGCCATCAGCGCGTTGTCCGTGACGAGGCCTATGAAATCCGCTGGCGCGCCTTTGACGAGGCCGACCAGACGACCCCGCTGCGCGGCTATAGCGGGGACGGCGAGTAG